Below is a window of Heteronotia binoei isolate CCM8104 ecotype False Entrance Well chromosome 14, APGP_CSIRO_Hbin_v1, whole genome shotgun sequence DNA.
GGTCATCTCATTtgcccttttccttctctttggagacattttgggaatgggaagtcATCATTACACAGGCTAGCCTGGAGAGTCCTCTGCGCGTAGAGGCATCATGAACACAGACACATGCAGAGGAAGACCTGTACAACCTTGCGTGAGAGAGGAAGCCccgtctctccccctctccccactggCCCCTTTTCCTCCCTGCTTCTTTTCCCTGGAGCCAACAGGGCCAGTCACTGGAGGGGGCTGCAGTCGAAAGTGCAGACTGCTTGTAGAGGAGCCAGCTGATGGAGGCAGGGGAGGCGTAGGCAAGACTGCCAGGCAGGCCTTTTGCTCCAAGCCCAggcacacccacacccacaccccaGCCTACAGTAGCTGGGGGAAGGAGGCGGAGTGGAAAGGCCACCCTCTGCTCTAAGCTTCTCTCACAGGCCCCTGCTTCATCTGGCTGCCAGCAgcatctcctcctcccatcttcaGCGGAGccagtttataataataataataaatttttaatttatatcccacccttcccaccaaagcagtttggtgtagtggttaagtgtgtggacttttagctgggagaaccgggtttgattccccactcctccacttgcacctgctggaatggccttgggtcagccatagctatcacaggagttgtccttgaaagggcagctgctgtaagagctctctcagccccacctacctcacagagtgtctgttgtgggggaggaagggaaaggagattttaggctactctgagactgtgattcagagagaaaggcaggggctaaatcagcagtcttcttcttcttcttgctgcgACCCCTCGTAGAGCTTCCACAGCCATCCCCTCCCCATCCTGCCACTTATAATGTTGACTGTGGTCTCACTCGATATTTTTTAGCTGCAGGGCCTACACAAGCAGAGATGTCGCTTCTCCAGTTTGTTTCTAATTAACTTTTGGGTTCATCTGCAAACCCGTGGGTTCCCGCAGGTTTATAAAAGGGGAAACCACCCCCCCATCAGTATCTAGTCCccttgtgtggattctttgatctGCATTCTGAAGTGATCCAGAGCAGAATGAGGCAAAAGGAAATCTACACGTAGCAGATGATGGTTGCTGACGTTGTTCTTTGCCTCAGTGCTTCCCTCAACTGCAGCCTCctgttctctcccccaccccctcttgcAGGCGCACAACGACCTCTTGCGGACCTACGAGGCCAAGCTGACAGCTTTTGGGATCCCCTTGGACAATCTGGGCTTCAAGCCACTGGAGACCTCCGTGGTGGGCCACATTCTGGGCCAAGGCCCTGCTGGACTTGTCTCGACCCCCACctagcagccccccaccccctccgtGTTCTCCTCCAGAAGGCGTCCAGCCAGAGCACCACACGTCTTTCTTCGCCCTCCGGGGGCTGAGGACGGCGCAAGGCTGGGACTGGGCTGGCCCAGTCAACTTTCCTCTGCATTAAATAGACCCTGCAAGGGTGGTTTGTACACTGGCTCTGCAAAGGCAGCCTTTTtcaccctctgcctcccccttctAGTTCCAGAGTGCTtggaaaaagccagtttggtgtagcagtgaagtgtgtggactcttatctgggagaaccgggtgtgattccccactcccccatttgcaactgctggaatggccttgggtcagccagagctctccttgaaagggcagctgctgtgagagctctctcagccccacccgcctcacagggtgtctgttgtgggggaggaagggaaaggagattgtgagccactctgagattcggagtggagggtgggatataaatccagtatcttcttggAAGACTGGGCATGGTCCTGAGGCAGCAGCCATGGGCCCCTCATCCCCTCGCCCCCAGCATGGTTTGCATGTGTGAGAGGCCAGGCATCACCCAGAAGCCTTAATGTTTGCTCTTGCAATGACTCTTTGAGGGGGAAGCCTTTTATTATCACCCTTGGGCCTGCCGCTCCTCTGGCCTCTCTTCTGCTAGTTCCCCCGGTAAGTGGTGTAGGAGTAGGGGCTGAACAGCAGGGGGATGTGGACCTTCCGTTCTGCTTCTGTCACTGTGAAGACGACCTGAAACAGACAAGGGGGGCGGGTTCCTGAGCTCCTGGGCTGCCAGCTCCCATTGGCCTCCTCGTCGACTGCCTGCAGGATAGACTTGGCCGTGTGCCCAGAGCACCACTGGAACCACCCAAGGGCCCTGATGTCTCCAGATGCCATTGCGGGTAATTGCCCTCCTAGCCCCCCCCATACACGCCTTTTATGATGGAACTTCAGTGCCTGCACATGTGCCCCTTGTGGGGACAGCCCCTCGCAGCAGGCAGAGCACAGGAGGGGGTGAGGCCCTTCGGGGGGGGGACCCACAGGATTCTGGGCCTCCTTCACACCTTCCAGCCCTTCTCCCCAAGGGGCCTGCAACCCTCTCTCGACACCACCCCCCTGCTTGCCCAGTGCAGGAGACTTACTTCCACATAGGGGTAGAAGCTGGGGTGGCCCTGCTCCTCCCAGTAAGCGCTCGTTTCAAAGCGCAGCTTGTAGGTGCCCGGCTCCAGCCTCTTGGGTATCACGCTGCTGTAGTCTAGGCGCCCGCTGGCGTTCGTAGTGCTGGAATGGAAACAAGCGTTGGAGGCACCTGCAACCACCCTGCCCACTTAGAGGGGGGCTTCCGCTGCCACCACCTACTTTTTACTCATCCGGGCCCACGGCCCATGAGGATCCTCCAGCTGGGCGAGGTGCACGGCCAGGCCGCTTGCAGGGAGGCCAGTGAGGACGTTCAGCGCGTGGACCGTCAGCGCAGGGTGGGGAGCCCCATCCGGGCCAGCAGCCTGGGAAGCAGAGCGAGATAGAGGCCCCCAGCTGTGGTGTGTCCAGCAGAGGATGCCCCAGTCGGCCCACTCAGAAACCTCCTTGGAGCTTTAGTGCCAAAgctgcccccgcccccagcagcctGGGCTGGTTGTTTTATTGCTCTGGCTGTGGGGTAGACGGGGCAGCAGCAGAGGCAGCTCCTTCTTGCCCAGAGCAGAGGATGTTGTCACCCTGCGTCAATCTGCCTTGGACTCAAGATGGGTGGCCACAGTGGTCTGTCTgctgcagcagaaaagagccagaatcCAGAAGCACCTTCAAGCCTAACTCAACTTCTGGCAGGGgaggagtcactgctcacttcttcagctccTTCTCTGCCACGAATGTTGTTAGTCCTGAAGGTCCTTCTTGTACCTTCTCCACTGCCTTCTAATGAATCAGACCTGCCTTGGCCCATCatgctgcagctctccagggtctcaggcagagaaaggcctttcacatcacctgctgcctggtccttcgaactggagatgctgccggggattgcataagaacatgagcctgggtccttctgcatgccaagcagatgctctcccactgagccaccgcccctccctgtCCTGGCTCTAGTCCAGAACTTTGGAGATGCGTGCTAGCACCAGTGGCTTTTGAGAGGGGATTGGCAGCAAAGGCTGCCCAACCTAGAAGGATTTTGGCTTCATGATGGAAGGCAGGGTGGAGGGCTGTGAGCAGCCTGCCCAGCTGCCTGCCGTTAGTTCTTCTCTGGCGGAGTTCTCTGCCTGGCGCAGGCCTGGCACATGGAGGGTGGGGCTGTCCCTGCTGCTGGcttccatcccacccacccccctgccTCCAGTCTCACATGGTCCAGGGGTTGCACTCCATCCCTTTGCTGGTTTCCCTGCTCCATTTCTCTTGGGACTAGGAGGGTGTTCCTGATCCCGCCCCCCTTGGCATCATTTCCTGAGAGTGCAAGGGCAGCAGTGACTCAGCACAGAGCATTAACCCTGTAGCTGCTGCAGAGGTGCCTGCCTGCTGgaaatggggagagggggcaacATCTTCTGgtgggccataagaacataagagaagccatgctggatcaggccaacggcccatcaagtccaacactctgtgtcacacagtggcaaaaatttttatatacacacatacactgtggctaatagccactgatggacctgtgctccatatttttatctaaacccctcttgaaggtggctatgcttgtggccgccaccacctcctgtggcagtgaattccacatgttaatcaccctttgggtgaagaagtacttccttttatccgttttaacctttctgctcagcaatttcatcgaatgcccacgagttcttgtattgtgagaaagggagaaaagtacctctttctctactttctccatcccatgcattatcttgtaaacctctatcatgtcaccccgcagtcgacgtttctccaagctaaagagccccaagccttttaaccgttcttcatagggaaaaggcCAGCCATTTCCCCCTGAAAGAAATGCAGCATgcatacctccccccacccccagcactggAAGAGGTGGGAAATATTCTGGGGGTGGAGAGTATCAGTGGGGAACTGAGGCCACATCATAAGAGTGGGGTTGGGGTGAGAAGGAAGAGGTTGAACGGggcagggggcatttgcatgATGGGCTCCTTAAGAGAAGCCTGCTGCTCAAACTTTCCCACGTTGCGGGAAGGTCGAGTGAGGGAGGCATGTTTGCACagtgggctcctcaagaggagcccgtTGTGCAAACAGGGCCTGCAATTTGGGCAGGTGCTCGTGGCCCTCCCCCACTGGGGGGCCAGAGGTGGGGCCTTGCCGGGGGCAGCAAAAGCCCCAGCGCTGGCCCTGCCAGTGGCGTCATCATGACTGAGAAAACGGCACGCTGGCATTATTGTTGCGGCTGCTGCTGTTAATCACCCTATCCCAGCTtgtgcagggctctgggtgatgtacaacaaaaggCATAGAGCCATAAAACAAATGTACAAAACATGAAGATTCCTTCAGCTTTCGTTGCCTTGTTgatcatggggtgggggggttgccccaAGGACTCCTGTGGGGTTGGTGTAGCTTTGTGTCCAAAGTGTTCATCATGGTCTAGAGGCCAGCCAGGCTGGAGTCCCAAATTCTCCAGCTGCACCACCAGTGAGCTTTGATTTCCATGGGCCAGTCCTCAAGGAGTGCGGGGGGAGCTCCGGGTCTCTTCCTGGCACAGCCCACCCTTCTGCCTGGCCTGGACCTGCAAAGAGAAGAGTGGGGCTTGCCCTGCCTGCCTGTACCTGCACCAGTGGCTTGGGGAAGGGGCCCTTCTCATTCTCTGGGCAATTGATGGGGGGAATGGCCCAGtccctcttctgcctcctcagcccagtgccggactCTGGGGAGGccgctgcttctgcccccagggATGGGAAGGAGACCTGCAAGGGAAAGAGGTTAGGAGGCCTTTTGTGACCCAGCCCCAGGGATCCTTTGGGCCCCGATCTCTTCTTGCACGTTTTCAGATTGTaacggaggaggagaaggagattgcatttataccctgccctttgctcagaacagccccgtggcgcagagtggtaaagctgcagtgctgcagtctgaactctctgctcacgacctgagttcgattccagcggaaggtGGATTCAGgtaggctcaaggttgactcagcctgtggtaaaatgagtccccagcttgctgggggcaaagtgtagatgactggggaaggcaagggcaaaccaccccataaaaagcctgacgtgagaacgttgtgaaagcaacgtcaccccagagttgaaaacgactggtgcttgcacaggggacctttcctttcctatgctcagagcagcatacaatcacctttcccttcccctccccaccacagacaccctgtgaagtaggtgggacttatttatttattactttaaatttctattctgccctctctgcaagcggactcagggcggctaacaatcaattcaAGCATCTATAATtatatacaatttaaaaccaataaatacagttaaaatattttatggtgctgtacatatggctaagagaactctgacagaactgctcttgagagaacagctctgagagaactgggatgagcccaaggtcacccaggggctgcacatggaggaggcagtggggaatcaaacctggctctcccaggtgAGAGTCTGCCTCtgctatccactacaccaaacgggctctctttgctgacccttgctgactcagcTAAAAGCCTCGGGATCGTCCTGATTCCAGCTTTATTATTGGAGAAGAAACTTAAAACAGTTGCAGAAAAGGTCTTCTTTCCACTCAGCCCAGCCTGTAAGATGACCCTTGACCTGGATacagctgatctggccacctggattcACGCAACAGtaacctcgagactagactactgcaatgcactctacctGGGTCTCCCCACAAAATCAgcttggaaactccagctggcccagaatgctgcagctcagcTGTTAACAGGAGCTACATGGAACATCCTACAGATGTTCCATTGGGTGATCATCTGTTACTGGGCTCAGGTTTAAGTTGTTATCATATATAAAAAGAgcacagagtgggaaagctgcagtactgcagtcggagccttctgctcacgacctgagtttgatcccgtcggaagctgggttcaggtacctggctcagggttgactcagccttccatccttctgaggtcggtcaaatgagtccccagcttgctggggggaaagcgtagatgactggggaaggcaatagcaaaccaccccattaaaagtctgttgtgaaa
It encodes the following:
- the LOC132582338 gene encoding transthyretin-like, whose translation is MGSGHCQAMSATVALAVGREQRREANQLPPCCRKCPSFRVKEHLAWSPCLILVSFPSLGAEAAASPESGTGLRRQKRDWAIPPINCPENEKGPFPKPLVQAAGPDGAPHPALTVHALNVLTGLPASGLAVHLAQLEDPHGPWARMSKNTTNASGRLDYSSVIPKRLEPGTYKLRFETSAYWEEQGHPSFYPYVEVVFTVTEAERKVHIPLLFSPYSYTTYRGN